AGTGGACCAACCAAACTTTTTGTTGTTCACGTCCAAGTGTACAGTACTTCTGAAATTTCTGCTAATGGTTGGGTTGCTGGAGAGACTCCGGAGACATGGGAACACAGCAACTGTCAATATCCAACACATGAACAGGACATTATCAGATAAGTGGGCTTGCACCATTAATATTATGGTCCAGCTAGCTGCTGGTACTCCTAGATAAGACATTATCTCAAGTACTTAAGTAGCATTAGTAGTACTTAATTATGAGTTAAACGGcttgaagaaaaaatatatgtgaCCTTTGGTACTTAGTACAAATCAATGACGTTACGCAATAATTACCATCATTAGCTAGTACTAGGAGATAAGCTCGCCGGCTAATCAACATGATTAATTTGCTTAGAAATCTTTTTTGGTGCATCCGGCGATCTGATTGGGCCAGGCAAGATGTTTTCGGATTCTTTAAGGCAAAGTTGACGTTGTTTCGCTAAACCGGAGCCGGTGAATAATTAAACAAGCTGCCGAAGAAGATGTGATGCGCTGCTGGTTAATGGAATTAAAAGGGAATCAGACTAACATCATCTAGTTACATGATCGAGCGACATTTCcagcatcttgttaattagtaagCAATTATTTCTTCCATGTCGATCGTTCAAGTGAGCTAGACAACATTTTTAACAACATAATATGGCTATACTCTTAGGGCCATCGGATTTgtagatatttaactatttaccacttttaGATGTGACAAATAACTTTTTGCCACTGGATTCACATGTCATAGATACATGTGGACCCACATATCGTTGAAATAGGGGCAacaaatagttaattgccaattggaaaagtggcaaatagttaaatgcatACATGTGTCTTATAATAATTAAGACAATAAAGACTCTAATCATTAacctaaaatatattttttattttctattctAAAAACTCTAAAATCCTGTTGAGTGAGACTAAGTGCCTTTTATGAATGATTATTGTACATGCCATATTAATTAGTGATTTGCTGAAACATGCATAATGAAAACCCGTGAATTAATTTTTGTATGGTACAAATTCCATTCCTTGGCTGATCTTCAACGGCGATGCAAAGCCATATAGTCCTATATGCAGGCAGGGGCAGGCATGAAATGTTCCCTCGtgacactttttttttcctttgctcTATGCCTTTTTCTGTACCCTAGCAAATTAAcaagtttttgttttctttatcctGTGCCTTTTTGTGTAGCCTTGGAAATTAACAATGACAAATAAATATATGGAGTATGAAGGACACTAGATAGTGCGTCATGCCGTTTTCGGCAGCTTCTTTTTCTATCTTTACCGTGTATAGGAAAGAAGGAATCGGATTCCTTCCTGAAAGACAGACTTGATGAGAGAAATGACTTGACCAATTTTCTTGCATGTTTACTAGTAGTATGCCGGAAGGAGTCAACAAGTTCAACAGATTGCATATAATCGAGCGAGACACACTGCATTACATGGTAGCACAATCTGTAGCTTGCATTTGTTTGGTCTTAAACGACAAAGTGCATTAATAGTATTTTCTCCTTTCAGTTCAGTAAGATGAagattttcccttttttttcggCATGTTCTTTGTAACTGATAGATAAAATTAAATTCATGACAATTATTTGAGGACACAgcataataaattaaatattagaaagctgaaaaattgatttgaattttttttcaaagaaatgTTGATTAAGAAACTTTCTTCACTAGAATTTCTTTGAATGTTTTAGAGCTTAGAAACTATGCCCGTGGCAATCCATAATCtataagggcatgtttagatccccGGTAAAATTTTTCACGATGTTatatcgaatatttggacacatgcatagaatattaaatataaacgaaaaaataactaattatacatattacgtgtaaattgcgagacgaatattttaaacctaattgctccatgatttgacaatgtggtgctacagtaaacatttgctaatgatggattaattaggcttaataaatttgtctcgcggtttacaggcggattctgtaatttattttgttattagactacgtttaatacttcaaatgtgtgtccgtatattcgatgtggCACAGTAAAAATTTTTACCCTGGATCTAACCAATGTCTAAGACAAAAAGAAAGGACAACCCTGAGTTCAGAACCGGTGTGACAGGTTAAGCCAATCCATTCATGTTTATTTCAGGGTAGTTAAGAATTTTCATGCAATTTCCAGTTGATCAGGACATCAGAAGAAAACTTTGATCCGATTTCTCCCGTAATAGTAGATTCACTGAGATACCTAGGATGATCCAATATTATTCCTTTCCATCCATATCGTTTGCCTGTTGAAGGGACCCCACCAAAACTGCCCTAAACCCCTTGAGCCAATCAATCAGTTTGACCGTCCGAGTACTACGAGTACGAgcagtactagtagtatttgGTTTGCATAGTCACACACTAAACTGTCAGATGATCACGTTATCCACAATAGGGTGTTGTGTAGGTCACTGCAATTACATAGTAGGCTGTGTTtaaatccaaagtttggatccaaacttcaatctttttccatcacatcaacctatcatacaTACATAACTTTCcaatcacatcatcttcaattttaatcaaaatataaactttgcgctgaactagaCACAGCCGTAGTAGCAGAGTGCTATGATAGCCGGCATCTTGtgctgctcttctcttctccataCGTTTGTTTGTTCATTTGTCTCTGCCTTTATCGGACGTCCAATCCATCATTGACTAGCCATAGCCCAtggccagccagccagccctCCTTGTGTTGCTCATCCAATGCCCAAACGATGCAAAAGATGTCAGACTATGCACAGTGTTTAGTACATGTCCTCCATTGGCATGCTTCCTTTGCTCTGGGACGGTTACTGTTGTGCTTCTATTATCCGGCTGCATTTCTTCACTATTTTTGAATTCAACATGTAAAAGCCTGTACAATTTATGTTACAAGCACTTTTACAAATATTGGTACGAGTACGTAGTACTGGATGTTACCAGCTATAGAGCTTGATTGAGCAAACTCACGGAGATAGCAAGGACAAAGaatgtacttcctccattccacGATgcaagggcccctttgaatcgcaggattgagaaaacgtaggaatataaaaaacgtaggattttgatagaaatATAAGACCttatttagatgggactaaaacttttaagtccttatcacatcggatgtttagacgCTAATTATAAacattaaacgtagactattaataaaacacatccataatcttagactaattcgcgagacaaatctattgagcctaattaatacatgattagcctatgtgatgctacagtaaacattctctaattatggattaattaggctttaaaaaattgtctcgcgaattagctttcatttatgtaattagttttgtaagtagtctatatttaatactctaaattagtgtctaaatacagggactaaagttaagtccctggatacaaacaccacctaagtgtAAAACATAGGATTGCAAAatgcaggaaaaacacatgaatgaccgtttgattgaaccgcggGAAAAACACAGTAATTGGATGATAGAGATAGACTCGaaggaaagttaccaagaggttctacctcattgttaaattttctctaaaatttgcatgggaagaggcattccataggaattttataggatttcataggatccattcctttgattcaaagggctatataggaaaaattcctataggaataaaatcctctaaaattcctatgaatttcctttgaatcaaagggggcctaagtcattctagcatttctcacattcatattgatgttaatgaatctagacatatatatcaatctagattcattaacatcaatatgaatataggaaatgacagaatgacttacattgtgaaacggagggagtataacccATGGTTTAGAGTGATGAATCATATGTACtgttaggccgtgtttagttcatcCCCAACTAccctaaacttccaactttctatcacatcacatcacatctaaaactatcctacacacataaactttcaactttcctcaaacttccaactttttccagaaattaaacacagccttataTGTCAACATTGGGTTTTATAGCAGCTGAAGAGCTGCATAGTGATTGCTTTATAACTTATGTCTTGTATTACAGAAACACATAGATGATAGAGATTTTCTTAAATCTCAACCACCTGCTCTCTAGCCATGGATCTTAGCCTAGTAAAAAACATTGTCTTCAATCTCTAGCCAACAGAGAGAGGGACGTGAATCCTGATGGAGCTTAGAACTCAAGGTGATGGAATTATTTCCTACGATTGTGACGTGGCAGTAGTACAAGCAAGGCGGTGAAAGCAACAACGCCCagagggaggaaaggagggatttatgtctctttttttttcttccaaaataTCTTCCTCTACTACATGTCCATCTACATTGGCATGCTTCCTTTACTCTGGGACAATTGCTATTGCTGCTATTATCGACCTGGAATTCTTAACTATTCTTGAAATCGCATACAAAATTTATGTTAATGGCACTTGTACAATAACTGGTGGATGTTAGTAGGGCGAGAGCTTGATTGAAAGAATTCAGAGGTAGCAGGGACAAAAGAAGGTATAACCCATGGTTTAGAGCGGTAAATCATACTTACCGTTATATGTTAATGTTAGATTTTGTACTAGCAATTGAAGAGAAGCACAACGATTccttatataaataaatatatgttacAAAATATACTATAGATTGTGATTTTCTTAAATCTCAACCACccgcccatctcccctctctagcaaacagagagagggaCATGAGTTGTGACAGCATTGAACTCAAGGTGTGGTGGCGGAGTTTTCTCCCGCGACTGTGACTTGAGAGTGATATAAGGAAGTCAGCGATAACAACATCGATGAACGGGATGAAAGGAGGAAGAAATTAtgggctttttttttccttccaaaatatctcaaatttgttatttttgtgtTAGTAAAAAAAGTTCTACAGCAGAAACACTAAAATATCCCAAACAGAAAGCCCCAAAAAACTTCTTTTGAGATTGATGAGGCACCTTGGGGTTGGGCCCAGCCAGCCCAGTGGAGGTGGAGTACTCTGCTCATCCCCACAAGCCACAGTTCTCCctccaaaaaccaaaaaaaaaaagttggaaaatACTGCTTCCTTCTACTACCCCAGCAATACCTACAGCCCTGGAACATTGGCCATGCCAAAAAGTTAGGCTTTCTttccattcattcattcattcatcagCTAGCAAAGCAAAGCATTTTCTCAGCTCAAGTTGCTTgctcctcttctttctttcttcctcctccccttccctttcAGGACTCCTCCCCCCACATCAGTAGCTTTCACTGCCCAAACCCTCTTTGTGGGTGGCAACCCTAGATTATTAatgtcctcctcctcatcatcaccatctcctcctcttcttcctcccctgcTTCTCTCTCCAGATTCTCTTCTCATCTGGTCCCTTCCTTCCCCTGCTTTGCTTGCTCAGGTAAAACCTCTCCCCTCCTTGCAAGATTCTCCCCTTTCTTGGCATGCTCCAAGATTTTTCTTTCCTCCTACATCGCCGGCAAGATCGCTTCTGTTAATGTTTCCgcgccatttttttttgtttgcagcTAGCTGATCGCACGTGGGTAGGGTgagtgtgtgtgcgtgtgtggaTGGGAGTCCACGCAATGTcgtgccacggcggcggcggcggtggcggcgaaggggcACTGTCGCGGCAGGGGTCGGTGTACAGCCTGACGCTGAACGAGGTGGAGAGCCACCTGGGCGAGCCGCTGCGGAGCATGAACCTGGACGACCTCCTGCGCACGGTgctccccgccgcggcggcggcggcggagacggcggggaGGAAGACGGTGGACGAGGTGTGGCGCGACATCCAGGGCGCCAGCACCGGCCGGCACCACGCGACGCCCATGGGCGAGATGACGCTCGAGGACTTCCTCTCGcgcgccggcgtcgccgtcgacggtgccgcctccgccgccggcgcgcatTGGCTGCGTGGGCactacccgccgccgccgccgccgacgacgacgacgctgcaGTACGTGGGCGGCTCCGGGGCGGTGGTGGACGGCGTGTATAACCGCGTGGACGGGCACGGCGTCGCGGGGTTCCTCTCGCAGGTGGGCGTGGCGGGGCggaagcgcggcggcggcgtggacggcgTGGTGGAGAAGACGGTGGAGCGGAGGCAGAAGCGCATGATCAAGAACCGCGAGTCGGCGGCGCGGTCCCGAGCACGGAAGCAGGTGAGCTTTCCATCCATCGAATCAATCTGCAGAGAAGCTTCAATttccttcccccccccccccccccccccatggaTTCGTGAGACGCTCATGTGGTGGCAACGCAGGCATACACGAACGAGCTCGAGAACAAGATCTCGCGGTTGGAGGAGGAGAACCAGCGCCTCAGGGAGCACAAggtaacaacaaaaaaaatgtttattagTAGCTTCTCCTCCTAAATCCTACTAATTGCTCACTGCTAGTACTCAGTTCCACTGATCTTGATGTGAGCTTCAGCTCCactgtttctttgtttgtttttaaaTCTTTTCTGTGGCTCCCAGTTTGCACAAACTCTGCAAAGTCATTTTTTAGTTAAAGCcaaactagaaatataattttcttACTAGTTGTTAGGTTTATAATTGAGCTGGATGCtcagtggagagagagagagagagagagagagagagagagagagagaggggtaacGAGCCTTGATTAGcatcttgtgtgtgtgtgtgcaaatGTGGTACTCCTTGGGATGCTGGGTCATAGATGGGCGAGCAAAGGTTGCAATTTGAGGTTAAACAGGTGACATTGTGGACAAATCATGCACGTAGTACTCTGCAAAAAATGGTTCTTTATATCTTACTTGCTCTAGTATATTTTCTCAATGTACTAATTCCTCCAGATGCGCACTTATAGGACAGATTATGACTGTTCAGGGTGGTACGAATTTCTAATTTGAACTGAACGATCGTCTTAATTAACTAGGGAGTAGTATATAGTTTTTTCTACAGTTCAGTTGATGCATTACTGAATCTTTGTTTTTATGAAACAGGCTGTTGCTGATTTCTCAACATTCCCTAGCTGCGTCGATTTCCTGAAAGCATTCTTGACGCAGAAGCTGGAACCAGTAATGCAGATTGTGCCCCAGCCGGAGCCGAAGCAGCAGCTGCGACGAACTACTTCGGCCTCTTTCTAATCAACCAACCACAATGTTCATAGCGAAATGATTTAAACTCGATCTCTGTAGGAAAATCAATGGGGGTTTGTACTTGGGGATGCTGGCTGTTGTGAACAAGAGCTGAAACGACGAACTCTTTT
The window above is part of the Oryza sativa Japonica Group chromosome 7, ASM3414082v1 genome. Proteins encoded here:
- the LOC4344334 gene encoding ABSCISIC ACID-INSENSITIVE 5-like protein 3, whose translation is MGVHAMSCHGGGGGGGEGALSRQGSVYSLTLNEVESHLGEPLRSMNLDDLLRTVLPAAAAAAETAGRKTVDEVWRDIQGASTGRHHATPMGEMTLEDFLSRAGVAVDGAASAAGAHWLRGHYPPPPPPTTTTLQYVGGSGAVVDGVYNRVDGHGVAGFLSQVGVAGRKRGGGVDGVVEKTVERRQKRMIKNRESAARSRARKQAYTNELENKISRLEEENQRLREHKAVADFSTFPSCVDFLKAFLTQKLEPVMQIVPQPEPKQQLRRTTSASF